The Salvia miltiorrhiza cultivar Shanhuang (shh) chromosome 1, IMPLAD_Smil_shh, whole genome shotgun sequence genome has a window encoding:
- the LOC131011256 gene encoding protein DELAY OF GERMINATION 1-like: MSAASSSDMQTAQFGAAEERRDLGFVFRGDDYGGFWSGIRRDLTAEQLGLIDKLQRSTVAEEWRISKKVAKQQESVADAEMVELSQANRAEDDGEGIIGRRIKSAIRVKEEGFQKVLQSADDLRLGTLKAVVGILSPIQAVHFLIAAGELHLSLHEWGRDKDERDTMQQST; the protein is encoded by the coding sequence ATGTCCGCCGCTTCGAGTTCTGATATGCAGACCGCTCAGTTTGGCGCAGCAGAGGAGCGGCGGGATCTGGGATTTGTGTTCCGGGGTGACGATTACGGGGGGTTTTGGAGTGGAATCCGACGCGATCTGACGGCGGAGCAGCTGGGGCTCATCGACAAGCTGCAGCGGAGCACGGTGGCGGAGGAGTGGAGGATATCGAAGAAGGTGGCGAAGCAGCAGGAGAGTGTGGCGGATGCGGAGATGGTGGAGCTGAGTCAGGCCAACCGAGCGGAGGACGACGGCGAGGGCATTATAGGAAGGAGGATTAAATCGGCTATTAGAGTCAAGGAGGAAGGCTTCCAGAAGGTTCTACAGAGTGCGGATGATCTCCGCCTCGGAACACTCAAGGCCGTCGTCGGCATCCTCTCGCCCATCCAGGCCGTCCATTTCTTGATCGCCGCGGGGGAGCTGCATCTCAGCCTGCATGAATGGGGGAGAGACAAAGACGAGAGAGACACCATGCAACAATCTACTTGA
- the LOC131002714 gene encoding ferredoxin-dependent glutamate synthase, chloroplastic-like — MSLHSAGQVVQSVKLFSITDNCRKDSVFVDFVGLCGTKKNGGRRRGGVGVNTRKRNHFGGLAAAGNIWASSIKSVLDLQRVKADSQTRSSDPKPKVANLKDILSEKGECGVGFIANLDKKSSYEIVKDALTALGCMEHRGGCGADNDSGDGSGIMTSIPWDLLNNWANEHGIASFDQLHTGVGMMFLPKDEDLMKQAKAAILKIFEQEGLEVLGWRPVPVDETVVGYYARETMPNIQQVFVQISKEENIDDIERELFICRKLIERLASSETWGNELYFCSLSNQTIVYKGMLRSEVLGRFYYDLQNNLYKTPFAIYHRRYSTNTSPRWPLAQPMRFLGHNGEINTIQGNLNWMQSRETSLKSPVWRGRESELRPFGNSKASDSANLDSAAELLIRSGRAPEEALMLLVPEAYKNHPTLSIKYPEVIDFYDYYKGQMEAWDGPALLLFSDGKTVGACLDRNGLRPARYWRTVDNVVYVASEVGVLPTDDSKVVMKGRLGPGMMISVDLTSGQVFENTEVKKRIALSNPYGKWVKENLRSLKAEHFMSTTVMDNETILRRQQAYGYSSEDVQMVIESMASQGKEPTFCMGDDIPLAVLSTRPHMLFDYFKQRFAQVTNPAIDPLREGLVMSLEVNLGKRGNILEVGPENASQVMLSSPVLNEGELESLLKDPLLKAQILPTYFDIRRGVEGSLEKTLNKLCEAADEAVRNGSQLLVLSDRFDELEATRPAIPILLAVGAVHQHLIQNGLRMQASIVADTAQCFSTHQFACLIGYGASAICPYLALETCRQWRLSTKTVNLMRAGKMPTVTIEQAQKNFCKAVKSGLLKILSKMGISLLSSYCGAQIFEVYGLGQEIIDIAFAGSVSSIGGLTLDELARESLSFWVKAFSQDTAKRLENFGFIQFRPGGEYHGNNPEMSKLLHKAVRQKSETAYSIYQQHLATRPVNVLRDLFEIKSDRSPIPLGKVEPATSIVQRFCTGGMSLGAISRETHEAIAIAMNRIGGKSNSGEGGEDPIRWSPLTDVVDGYSPTLPHLKGLQNGDTATSAIKQVASGRFGVTPTFLANADQLEIKIAQGAKPGEGGQLPGKKVSAYIARLRNSKPGVPLISPPPHHDIYSIEDLAQLIYDLHQVNPRAKVSVKLVAEAGIGTVASGVAKGNADIIQISGHDGGTGASPVSSIKHAGGPWELGLTETHQTLIANGLRERVILRVDGGFKSGFDVLNAAIMGADEYGFGSIAMIATGCVMARICHTNNCPVGVASQREELRARFPGVPGDLVNFFLYVAEELRGVLAQLGYEKLDDIIGHTELLKPRDISLVKTQHLDLSYILSSVGLPKLSSTQIRKQEVHSNGPVLDDTLLADEEIAKAIDNETVANKTVEIYNVDRAVCGRIAGVIAKRYGDTGFAGQLNITFVGSAGQSFGCFLTPGMNIRLVGEANDYVGKGMAGGELVVTPVENTGFTPEDATIVGNTCLYGATGGQVFVRGKGGERFAVRNSLAEAVVEGAGDHCCEYMTGGCVVILGKVGRNVAAGMTGGLAYILDEDDTLIPKVNKEIVKIQRVVAPVGQMQLKSLIEAHVEKTGSTKGSQILQEWDKYLPLFWQLVPPSEEDTPEACPEFEQTTAGRVTVQSA; from the exons ATGTCTCTGCACTCGGCGGGCCAAGTCGTGCAGTCCGTGAAGCTCTTCAGCATCACTGATAATTGTAGAAAAGACTCCGTCTTTGTCGATTTCGTGGGGTTGTGCGGTACCAAGAAAAATGGGGGTCGTCGGAGAGGGGGTGTTGGAGTAAATACTCGCAAAAGGAATCATTTTGGCGGTTTGGCGGCGGCGGGGAATATCTGGGCATCCTCCATTAAGTCGGTTCTTGATCTCCAACGAGTTAAAGCCGACTCACAGACACGGTCTTCTGATCCGAAGCCGAAG GTCGCAAACTTGAAGGATATATTATCTGAAAAGGGGGAATGTGGAGTTGGGTTTATTGCCAATCTGGACAAAAAATCATCATATGAAATTGTCAAGGACGCTCTTACAGCTCTTGGGTGCATGGAACATCGTGGAGGGTGTGGAGCAGATAATGATTCCGGGGATGGTTCCGGTATTATGACCTCAATTCCCTGGGATCTTCTCAACAATTGGGCAAACGAACATGGGATTGCTTCCTTTGATCAGTTGCACACTGGTGTAGGGATGATGTTTCTCCCGAAGGATGAAGACCTCATGAAACAGGCCAAAGCAG CAatcctgaaaatatttgaacaAGAGGGTCTTGAAGTGCTTGGCTGGAGGCCAGTACCAGTAGATGAGACTGTGGTTGGTTACTATGCAAGAGAAACTATGCCAAATATACAGCAGGTCTTTGTTCAAATTTCTAAGGAAGAAAATATCGATGACATTGAAAGAGAACTTTTTATCTGTCGGAAGTTGATCGAAAGATtagccagctctgaaacatggGGAAATGAGCTTTACTTTTGCTCCTTATCGAATCAAACTATTGTTTACAAGGGAATGCTGCGATCTGAGGTTCTTGGTCGCTTTTATTATGATCTACAGAACAACCTTTACAAAACTCCTTTTGCTATATATCATCGTAGGTACAGTACAAATACTAGTCCTCGATGGCCTTTAGCTCAACCAATGAGGTTCCTTGGTCATAATGGAGAGATCAACACAATACAG GGGAATTTGAACTGGATGCAGTCTCGGGAGACTTCGCTTAAGTCGCCAGTTTGGCGTGGTCGTGAAAGTGAACTCCGCCCTTTCGGAAACTCAAAAGCATCAGACTCTGCAAACCTTGACAGTGCCGCAGAA TTGTTGATAAGAAGCGGACGTGCTCCTGAGGAAGCCCTGATGCTCCTTGTTCCAGAGGCATACAAAAATCATCCAACTCTGTCGATCAAATATCCTGAG GTTATTGATTTTTATGATTACTACAAAGGTCAAATGGAGGCTTGGGATGGCCCTGCTCTACTCTTATTCAG TGACGGGAAAACAGTTGGAGCTTGTCTTGACCGAAATGGACTTCGCCCTGCTAGATATTGGCGGACGGTAGACAATGTTGTCTATGTGGCATCTGAG GTGGGTGTTCTACCAACAGATGACTCTAAAGTTGTAATGAAAGGGCGTTTGGGCCctggaatgatgatttctgtcgACCTAACTAGTGGACAG GTATTTGAAAACACTGAGGTTAAAAAGCGAATTGCTCTATCTAATCCCTATGGGAAATGGGTGAAGGAAAATCTCCGTTCTTTGAAGGCTGAACACTTTATGTCTACGACTGTCATGGACAATGAAACGATTTTAAGGCGCCAACA GGCATATGGATATTCTAGTGAAGACGTCCAGATGGTGATTGAATCAATGGCTTCTCAAGGGAAGGAGCCTACTTTCTGTATGGGGGATGATATCCCTTTGGCAGTGTTATCTACAAGGCCTCATATGCTGTTCGACTATTTCAAGCAACGATTTGCTCAG GTTACAAATCCTGCTATAGATCCTCTCAGAGAAGGATTAGTCATGTCTCTTGAAGTCAACCTTGGGAAGCGAGGCAACATACTAGAAGTTGGCCCAGAAAACGCTTCTCAG GTCATGTTGTCAAGCCCTGTACTAAATGAAGGGGAGCTGGAGTCTTTACTGAAAGATCCACTCTTGAAAGCCCAAATTTTACCCACGTATTTTGACATAAGGAGAGGAGTTGAAGGTTCACTAGAGAAAACACTGAACAAGCTCTGTGAAGCTGCTGATGAAGCTGTTAGAAATGGTTCCCAGCTTCTTGTTCTCTCTGACAGGTTTGATGAGCTG GAAGCAACTCGGCCTGCCATCCCGATACTTCTAGCTGTGGGTGCTGTTCACCAGCATCTGATTCAGAATGGACTGCGCATGCAAGCTTCCATTGTTGCTGATACAGCTCAATGCTTCAGTACTCATCAATTTGCTTGTTTGATTGGATATGGCGCGAG TGCTATCTGCCCATACTTGGCACTGGAGACATGTCGTCAGTGGCGGTTGAGCACTAAAACTGTGAACCTGATGCGCGCTGGAAAAATGCCCACTGTTACAATTGAACAGGCTCAGAAGAACTTTTGCAAG GCTGTTAAATCTGGCCTTCTGAAGATTCTCTCAAAAATGGGCATCTCATTGCTCTCCAG TTATTGTGGTGCACAAATATTTGAAGTTTATGGACTGGGCCAAGAAATAATTGACATTGCTTTTGCTGGGAGTGTGTCGAGCATTGGTGGATTAACACTAGATGAG TTGGCAAGAGAGTCTTTATCATTTTGGGTTAAGGCTTTCTCCCAAGACACTGCAAAAAGACTTGAGAATTTTGGGTTCATACAGTTTAGGCCTGGAG GTGAATATCATGGAAATAATCCTGAAATGTCAAAGCTGCTTCACAAAGCTGTACGACAAAAAAGTGAAACTGCATATTCAATTTATCAGCAGCATTTGGCCACCCGACCAGTTAAT GTTCTCAGGGATCTCTTTGAAATTAAAAGTGATCGTTCTCCAATCCCACTTGGAAAGGTTGAGCCTGCTACCTCTATTGTTCAGCGATTTTGTACTGGTGGCATGTCACTTGGTGCAATATCCAGAGAAACTCATGAGGCGATTGCCATAGCAATGAATAGAATAGGCGGAAAATCTAATTCAGGAGAAGGGGGCGAG GATCCAATTCGGTGGAGTCCACTTACAGATGTCGTTGATGGGTACTCTCCAACATTACCCCACCTTAAAGGTCTTCAAAATGGTGATACTGCTACTAGTGCCATAAAGCAG GTAGCTTCAGGGCGTTTTGGAGTCACCCCAACTTTCTTGGCTAATGCTGATCAACTAGAAATCAAAATCGCGCAAGGTGCAAAGCCAGGTGAAGGTGGCCAACTGCCAGGGAAGAAAGTCAGTGCTTATATTGCAAGGCTAAGGAACTCGAAGCCGGGTGTACCACTTATATCTCCACCTCCTCATCATGACATCTACTCTATTGAGGATCTTGCCCAATTAATTTATGACCTTCACCAG GTTAACCCCAGAGCTAAAGTATCGGTAAAGCTAGTTGCTGAAGCTGGCATTGGTACAGTTGCTTCTGGAGTTGCCAAGGGTAATGCTGACATTATACAG ATATCAGGACATGATGGCGGAACTGGAGCTAGCCCAGTAAGCTCTATTAAGCATGCTGGTGGTCCTTGGGAGCTTGGGCTTACTGAAACACATCag ACACTCATTGCAAATGGGCTTAGAGAAAGGGTCATTCTCAGAGTAGATGGTGGGTTCAAGAGTGGATTTGATGTTCTCAATGCTGCAATAATGGGTGCCGATGAATACGGATTTGGTTCTATTGCCATGATTGCCACTGGCTGTGTCATGGCTCGTATATGCCACACAAATAACTGTCCTGTTGGTGTAGCCAGTCAG AGGGAAGAGCTAAGAGCTCGTTTTCCTGGTGTCCCTGGTGACCTTGTCAACTTTTTCTTATATGTTGCGGAAGAGTTAAGAGGTGTGCTGGCCCAACTTGGCTATGAAAAACTCGATGATATAATTGGTCACACCGAGCTACTTAAACCTAGAGATATTTCATTAGTGAAGACTCAACATCTTGACCTTAGTTATATTCTCTCT AGTGTTGGATTACCAAAATTGAGCAGCACTCAAATAAGGAAGCAGGAAGTGCATAGTAACGGGCCTGTTCTGGATGATACGTTGCTTGCAGACGAAGAG ATAGCCAAGGCTATTGACAATGAAACAGTCGCGAATAAGACTGTAGAAATATACAATGTGGACAGAGCAGTTTGTGGCCGTATTGCTGGTGTAATTGCAAAGAGATATGGAGACACAGGGTTTGCTGGTCAACTGAACATAAC GTTCGTAGGGAGTGCAGGTCAGTCGTTCGGTTGCTTTTTGACACCTGGCATGAACATCCGTTTAGTGGGAGAAGCTAACGACTACGTTGGAAAG GGTATGGCTGGAGGCGAACTAGTAGTTACGCCAGTAGAAAATACCGGATTTACCCCTGAGGACGCCACCATAGTGGGAAACACCTGCTTATATGGAGCAACAGGCGGCCAAGTCTTTGTGAGAGGGAAAGGTGGCGAGCGTTTCGCTGTTCGGAACTCGCTTGCCGAAGCGGTCGTGGAAGGCGCCGGAGATCACTGCTGCGAGTATATGACCGGGGGTTGTGTTGTCATTCTAGGAAA GGTTGGAAGAAACGTAGCTGCCGGTATGACCGGAGGTTTGGCCTACATTCTTGACGAGGACGACACCCTTATCCCCAAG GTGAACAAGGAAATCGTCAAGATCCAGAGAGTCGTCGCTCCAGTCGGACAGATGCAGCTCAAGAGCCTCATCGAAGCTCATGTT GAAAAAACTGGTAGCACCAAAGGGTCTCAAATTCTGCAAGAATGGGACAAATATTTGCCACTGTTTTGGCAACTGGTTCCTCCCAGTGAAGAAGACACTCCAGAAGCATGTCCAGAATTCGAGCAGACGACGGCGGGCCGTGTCACTGTGCAGTCGGCATAG